A single Dechloromonas denitrificans DNA region contains:
- a CDS encoding TauD/TfdA dioxygenase family protein: MPTSIHSPLTRFRAEPYSPNIGAIIHGLDLTKTQDETTQDQLRAALARFEVLFFRNQPIDAAQHIEVAGIFGNPDGAKAYFPQSDANPLIEVIETKAGGPRYTTDQWHVDVSYLAAPPAGAVLHAQVLPESGGDTLWSSGRRVYAALDPGLAARLEGLTATHSIERSAWPEIIRSQENGEERFRQIRAERVPVSHPVIRSHPVTGEKLVFVNPKYVDRIDGLSRKDSDNLLEHLFGQFERPEFQARLRWEKDTVAVWDNLSTVHYAVADYLPAYRRMHRVTF, from the coding sequence ATGCCGACTTCCATCCATTCGCCCTTGACTCGCTTCCGGGCCGAGCCTTACAGCCCGAATATCGGCGCCATCATTCATGGCCTCGACCTGACCAAAACACAGGACGAGACGACGCAGGATCAACTGCGCGCCGCGCTGGCCCGCTTCGAAGTCCTGTTCTTCCGCAACCAGCCGATCGACGCCGCCCAGCACATCGAAGTCGCCGGCATTTTCGGCAACCCCGACGGCGCCAAGGCCTACTTTCCGCAATCGGACGCGAATCCGCTGATCGAGGTGATCGAAACCAAGGCCGGCGGACCGCGCTACACCACCGACCAATGGCATGTCGACGTCAGCTACCTGGCCGCCCCGCCGGCGGGCGCCGTGCTGCATGCCCAGGTCTTGCCGGAAAGCGGCGGCGACACACTGTGGTCGAGCGGCCGGCGCGTCTATGCGGCACTTGATCCCGGGCTGGCCGCCCGCCTGGAAGGGCTGACCGCGACCCATAGCATCGAACGCAGCGCCTGGCCCGAAATCATCCGCAGCCAGGAAAACGGCGAAGAGCGCTTCCGCCAGATCAGGGCCGAACGGGTTCCGGTCAGCCACCCGGTTATCCGCAGCCATCCGGTAACCGGCGAGAAGCTGGTGTTCGTCAATCCGAAATACGTGGACCGCATCGATGGCCTGTCGCGCAAGGACAGCGACAACCTGCTCGAGCACCTGTTCGGCCAGTTCGAGCGCCCCGAATTTCAGGCCCGTCTGCGCTGGGAGAAGGACACCGTCGCCGTCTGGGACAACCTCAGCACCGTCCATTACGCCGTTGCCGACTACCTCCCGGCCTACCGCCGGATGCACCGCGTCACCTTCTGA
- a CDS encoding TetR/AcrR family transcriptional regulator: MDTRDALVRCGMEILTEKSFASTGIEDILKCLNVPKGSFYHYFDSKEAFGCAVIDSYAAYFARKLDRLLLDPSCSPLQRVANFIADACQGMERHHFQRGCLIGNLGQEMNSLPEAFRVKLEAAFLDWQDRLAACLRLARSTGELTEAADCEQLSVYFWIAWEGAVLRAKLIRDSSPLLIFARGYFSGLPYAPGHSGLIVPLS; the protein is encoded by the coding sequence ATGGATACGCGGGACGCCCTGGTGCGTTGCGGCATGGAAATCCTGACGGAAAAGAGCTTCGCCTCGACCGGTATCGAAGACATCCTGAAATGCCTGAATGTCCCGAAAGGCTCGTTCTATCACTATTTCGACAGCAAGGAAGCCTTCGGCTGCGCGGTGATCGACAGCTATGCGGCCTATTTCGCCCGCAAGCTCGACCGCCTGTTGCTCGACCCGAGCTGCTCCCCCCTGCAGCGGGTTGCCAATTTTATCGCCGATGCCTGTCAGGGGATGGAACGCCACCATTTCCAGCGCGGCTGCCTGATCGGCAACCTCGGACAGGAAATGAACTCCTTGCCGGAAGCCTTTCGCGTCAAGCTGGAAGCCGCCTTCCTCGACTGGCAAGACAGGCTGGCGGCCTGCCTCAGGCTTGCCCGCTCGACCGGCGAACTGACCGAGGCCGCCGATTGCGAACAGCTTTCGGTCTATTTCTGGATCGCCTGGGAGGGCGCCGTGCTCCGCGCCAAACTGATCCGCGACAGCAGCCCGCTGCTCATCTTCGCCCGTGGCTATTTCTCCGGCCTGCCCTATGCCCCCGGGCATTCCGGGCTGATTGTGCCGCTCTCCTGA
- a CDS encoding ABC transporter substrate-binding protein — MFFSHLRQHGKQLAVAATLALSLGQATAESLKIGFLPISTHAKFMVAKEAGFYAQEGFDAELIEFINSADGLNALNAHKIDVGAFGTSAPLIHIAKGSKIKVIGGIVSGGSSFIIRPENAALIKSPADFKGKKIATVRLSTVDAILRAALKDAGLDWKKDVQIFELKSAPAVTEAVKSGQADIGATWGPHDLRAEEQGLKVLFHSTDLYPAHVCCRLVVNEDGKSAEIWQRFLRAMLRAEKFVAENHKETIDIVSKYVKLDKGLLDRDLYNVWVDQSTDPYLNGVRKFWDTMQHSEFIPPKGDITPSVDLKLYDRALTSLARENPKDPYWQKLIKDFKTKNKA, encoded by the coding sequence ATGTTTTTCTCTCACCTCCGCCAGCATGGCAAGCAGTTGGCCGTCGCCGCCACGCTGGCGCTCAGCCTCGGCCAGGCCACCGCCGAATCGCTGAAGATCGGCTTCCTGCCGATCAGCACCCACGCCAAGTTCATGGTCGCCAAGGAAGCGGGGTTCTACGCCCAGGAAGGTTTTGACGCCGAACTGATCGAGTTCATCAACTCGGCCGACGGCCTCAATGCCCTCAACGCCCACAAGATCGACGTCGGCGCCTTCGGCACCTCGGCACCGCTGATCCATATCGCCAAGGGCAGCAAGATCAAGGTCATCGGCGGCATCGTCAGCGGCGGCTCGTCCTTCATCATCCGCCCGGAAAACGCTGCACTGATCAAGTCGCCGGCCGACTTCAAGGGCAAGAAGATCGCCACGGTACGCCTGTCCACGGTCGATGCCATTCTGCGCGCCGCACTCAAGGATGCCGGACTTGACTGGAAGAAGGACGTCCAGATCTTCGAACTGAAGAGCGCCCCGGCCGTCACCGAGGCGGTCAAGAGCGGCCAGGCCGACATCGGCGCGACCTGGGGCCCGCACGACCTGCGGGCCGAGGAACAGGGTTTGAAAGTGCTCTTCCACTCGACCGATCTGTACCCGGCCCACGTCTGCTGCCGTCTGGTGGTCAACGAAGACGGCAAGTCGGCCGAGATCTGGCAACGCTTCCTGCGCGCCATGCTGCGCGCCGAAAAGTTCGTCGCCGAAAACCACAAGGAAACGATCGACATCGTCAGCAAGTACGTCAAGCTCGACAAGGGCCTGCTCGACCGTGACCTCTACAACGTCTGGGTCGACCAAAGCACCGATCCCTACCTGAATGGCGTGCGCAAGTTCTGGGACACCATGCAGCACAGCGAATTCATTCCGCCCAAGGGCGACATCACGCCGTCCGTCGATCTCAAGCTCTATGACCGGGCGCTGACCAGCCTGGCCCGCGAGAACCCGAAGGATCCGTACTGGCAGAAGCTGATCAAGGACTTCAAGACGAAGAACAAGGCCTGA
- a CDS encoding GMC family oxidoreductase: MSEFDYIIIGAGSAGCVLANRLSADGRHRVALVEAGGAGRHPSFHLPVGYVWNRAHPRGNWLYRTEPEASSGQRRILWPRGKVLGGSSAINGLLYIRGQARDYDEWRDLGNTGWGWDDVLPYFRRAEDQARGADEFHGAGGPLGVSDPSVRHPLSEAFIAAAGEAGFPARDDFNRDQQEGVGYFQVTVRNGVRSSTANAYLKPARKRRNLQVFTGAQVSRIVFDGRRAAGIELLIDGQRRQFTARREVLLSAGAVASPALLQHSGIGDEAHLRSLGIQPVADLPGVGENLQDHYMVSLTYRIRGLTTFNETARGWRLLREIARYGLSRRGLLAMSASHINAFLPTSDNPLHPDIQFHVMPGTFNFETGQVDKTPGMTCGVCQLRPESRGSIRIDNADPLVAPRIRPNYLASEKDRRALLDGLRHARHIAAQPSLARHIAAENLPGQQAESDEALLEFARQTGKTLYHPVGTCRMGRDRLAVVDEQLRVHGLDGLRVIDASVMPTLISGNTNAPTIMIAERAADLILGRMA; encoded by the coding sequence ATGTCTGAATTCGACTACATCATCATCGGAGCCGGCAGCGCCGGTTGCGTGCTGGCCAATCGGCTGAGCGCCGACGGCCGCCACCGGGTCGCCCTGGTCGAGGCCGGAGGCGCCGGGCGCCATCCCTCCTTCCACCTGCCGGTCGGCTATGTCTGGAACCGCGCCCATCCGCGCGGCAACTGGCTCTACCGTACCGAGCCGGAAGCCTCGAGCGGCCAGCGCCGCATCCTGTGGCCGCGCGGCAAGGTGCTCGGCGGTTCGTCGGCAATCAACGGCCTGCTTTACATTCGCGGCCAGGCCCGCGATTACGACGAATGGCGCGACCTGGGCAACACCGGCTGGGGCTGGGACGACGTCCTGCCCTACTTCCGGCGCGCCGAGGACCAGGCCCGCGGGGCCGACGAATTCCATGGCGCCGGCGGCCCGCTCGGCGTTTCCGACCCGAGCGTCCGCCACCCGCTGTCCGAAGCCTTCATCGCTGCCGCCGGCGAAGCCGGTTTTCCGGCGCGCGACGATTTCAACCGCGACCAGCAGGAAGGTGTCGGCTATTTCCAGGTCACCGTGCGCAACGGCGTGCGCAGCAGCACCGCCAACGCCTATCTGAAGCCGGCCCGCAAGCGCCGCAACCTGCAGGTATTCACCGGCGCCCAGGTCAGCCGGATCGTGTTCGACGGGCGGCGGGCCGCCGGCATCGAATTGCTGATCGACGGTCAGCGCCGGCAATTCACCGCCCGCCGGGAAGTCCTGCTCAGTGCCGGCGCGGTCGCCAGCCCGGCCCTGCTGCAACACTCCGGCATCGGCGACGAGGCGCATCTGCGCTCGCTCGGCATCCAGCCGGTCGCCGACCTGCCCGGCGTCGGCGAGAACCTGCAGGATCACTACATGGTCAGCCTGACCTACCGCATCCGCGGCCTGACCACCTTCAACGAAACCGCCCGCGGCTGGCGCCTGCTCCGCGAGATCGCCCGCTACGGGCTGTCGCGGCGCGGCCTGCTGGCGATGAGCGCGTCGCACATCAACGCCTTCCTGCCGACCAGCGACAACCCGCTGCACCCGGACATCCAGTTCCATGTGATGCCCGGCACCTTCAATTTTGAAACCGGTCAGGTAGACAAGACGCCGGGCATGACCTGCGGCGTCTGCCAGTTGCGCCCGGAAAGCCGCGGCAGCATCCGCATCGACAATGCCGATCCGCTCGTCGCGCCGCGCATCCGCCCCAACTACCTGGCCAGCGAAAAGGACCGCCGGGCGCTGCTCGACGGCCTGCGCCACGCCCGCCACATCGCCGCCCAGCCGTCGCTGGCCCGCCATATCGCGGCGGAAAACCTGCCCGGCCAACAGGCCGAATCGGATGAAGCCCTGCTCGAATTCGCCCGGCAGACCGGCAAGACGCTTTACCACCCGGTCGGCACCTGCCGCATGGGCCGCGACCGCCTGGCGGTCGTCGACGAACAGCTGCGCGTCCATGGCCTCGACGGCCTGCGCGTCATCGATGCCTCGGTGATGCCGACGCTGATCTCCGGCAACACCAACGCGCCGACCATCATGATCGCCGAGCGCGCCGCCGACCTGATCCTCGGGAGGATGGCCTGA
- a CDS encoding tripartite tricarboxylate transporter permease: MTELGGQLLQGFDAALTVGNVLYCLLGVTLGTLIGVLPGIGPVATIAMLLPTTYGLPPLTALIMLAGIYYGAQYGGSTSAILVNLPGESSSVVTCLDGYAMARRGRAGAALGIAALGSFFAGSVATLIIAVLAAPLAALALKFGPAEYFSLMVLGLIAAIVLANGSVIKAIAMIALGLLLGLVGTDVNSGVERFSFGIPELSDGFGFVVVSMGIFGIAEIIHNLEKNEQRDIFATTVGRLLPTRDDFRQSWKPVLRGTFLGSLLGILPGGGAILSSFASYTLEKKLARDPSRFGQGAIEGVAGPESANNAGAQTSFIPLLTLGIPPNAVMALMVGAMMIHGIVPGPQVMTERPELFWGLIASMWIGNALLVLLNLPLIGLWIRLLKVPYRLLYPAILLFCCVGIYSVNQSALELAFAVGFGLLGYVFIKLDCEPAPLLLGFVLGPLMEENLRRALLLARGDALVFLSRPLSAFLLFLALLLVLALVIPNIRKTRDQAFQDS, from the coding sequence ATGACCGAGCTGGGCGGACAATTGCTGCAGGGCTTCGATGCGGCCCTGACCGTCGGCAATGTTCTCTATTGCCTGCTCGGCGTCACGCTCGGCACGCTGATCGGCGTTTTGCCCGGCATCGGGCCGGTGGCCACGATCGCCATGCTGCTGCCGACGACCTACGGCCTGCCGCCGCTGACCGCGCTGATCATGCTGGCCGGCATCTATTACGGCGCCCAGTACGGCGGTTCGACCTCGGCGATCCTGGTCAATCTGCCCGGCGAATCCTCCTCCGTCGTCACCTGCCTGGACGGCTACGCCATGGCCCGCCGTGGCCGCGCCGGCGCGGCACTCGGCATCGCCGCCCTCGGTTCCTTCTTCGCCGGCTCGGTGGCGACCTTGATCATCGCCGTGCTGGCGGCGCCGCTCGCCGCCCTGGCCCTCAAGTTCGGGCCGGCCGAATATTTCTCGCTGATGGTCCTCGGTCTGATCGCCGCCATCGTGCTGGCCAACGGTTCGGTGATCAAGGCCATCGCCATGATCGCCCTCGGCCTGCTGCTCGGCCTGGTCGGCACCGACGTCAATTCCGGCGTCGAGCGCTTCAGCTTCGGCATTCCAGAACTGTCCGACGGCTTCGGTTTCGTCGTCGTCTCGATGGGCATTTTCGGCATTGCCGAGATCATCCATAACCTCGAAAAGAACGAACAGCGCGACATCTTCGCGACCACCGTCGGCCGCCTGCTGCCCACCCGCGACGACTTCCGGCAATCCTGGAAGCCCGTGCTGCGCGGCACCTTCCTCGGTTCCCTGCTCGGCATCCTGCCCGGCGGCGGCGCCATTCTCAGCTCCTTCGCCTCCTACACGCTGGAAAAGAAACTCGCCAGGGACCCGAGCCGCTTCGGCCAGGGTGCCATCGAAGGTGTCGCCGGGCCGGAATCGGCCAACAACGCCGGCGCCCAGACCTCGTTCATTCCGCTGCTCACCCTGGGCATCCCGCCCAACGCCGTGATGGCGCTGATGGTCGGGGCGATGATGATCCACGGCATCGTGCCCGGCCCGCAGGTGATGACCGAACGCCCGGAACTGTTCTGGGGGTTGATCGCCAGCATGTGGATCGGTAACGCCCTGCTGGTCCTCCTCAACCTGCCGCTGATCGGCCTCTGGATCCGCCTGCTCAAGGTGCCTTATCGCCTGCTCTACCCGGCCATCCTGCTGTTCTGCTGCGTCGGTATCTACAGCGTCAACCAGAGCGCCCTGGAACTGGCTTTCGCCGTCGGTTTCGGCCTGCTCGGCTACGTCTTCATCAAGCTCGACTGCGAACCGGCCCCGCTGCTGCTCGGTTTCGTCCTCGGCCCGCTGATGGAGGAAAACCTGCGTCGGGCGCTGCTGCTCGCCCGGGGCGACGCGCTCGTCTTCCTCAGCCGCCCGCTCAGCGCCTTCCTGCTCTTCCTCGCCCTGCTGCTAGTCCTGGCGCTGGTCATTCCGAATATCCGCAAGACCCGCGACCAGGCCTTCCAGGACAGCTGA
- a CDS encoding O-acetylhomoserine aminocarboxypropyltransferase — MTYKFDTLSLHAGQVPDSQYGARAQPIYLTSSFVFKDAEQAASLFNMERGGHVYSRISNPTNAVFEERMAALEGGVGGVAVASGQAAMHLAITTLMGAGGHIVASRSLYGGSHNLLEYTLPRFGITTTFVDPRDLDAWQAAIRPETRLLFGETLGNPGLDVLDIAKVSALAHENGLPLLVDSTFTTPYLLKPFEHGADLVFHSATKFLSGHGTVIGGVVVDSGAFDWAASGKFPTLAEPYEGFHDMVFTEESTVAAFLLRARREGLRDFGACLSPLSAFQILQGLETLPLRMARHIENTRKVVAHLSTLVGGAVQAVVHPDLPEHPDHQLAQKMLPRGSSSVFTFNLSGGRAAGRKFIEALKVFSHLANVGDAKSLVIHPASTTHFRMSDAALVAAGIHPGTIRLSIGLEDPDDLIEDLNRGLAAAAKA; from the coding sequence ATGACCTACAAATTCGACACCCTTTCCCTGCATGCCGGCCAGGTGCCGGATAGCCAGTACGGCGCCCGGGCGCAGCCGATCTACCTGACGTCCTCGTTCGTCTTCAAGGATGCCGAGCAGGCCGCCTCGCTGTTCAACATGGAGCGCGGCGGCCATGTCTATTCACGCATTTCCAACCCGACCAACGCGGTTTTCGAGGAGCGCATGGCGGCGCTCGAGGGCGGAGTGGGCGGTGTTGCCGTGGCTTCCGGGCAGGCTGCCATGCATCTGGCGATCACCACGCTGATGGGGGCCGGCGGGCATATCGTCGCCAGCCGTTCGCTCTACGGCGGTTCGCACAACCTGCTCGAATACACCTTGCCGCGTTTCGGCATCACCACCACCTTCGTCGATCCGCGCGACCTCGATGCCTGGCAGGCGGCGATCCGCCCGGAAACCCGGCTGCTGTTCGGCGAAACGCTAGGCAATCCGGGTCTCGATGTGCTCGATATCGCCAAAGTCTCGGCGCTGGCCCACGAGAATGGCCTGCCGCTGCTGGTCGATTCGACCTTCACCACGCCTTATCTGCTGAAACCCTTCGAGCATGGGGCCGATCTCGTTTTCCATTCCGCTACCAAGTTCCTGTCCGGTCATGGCACGGTGATCGGCGGCGTGGTGGTCGATTCCGGCGCCTTCGACTGGGCGGCCAGCGGCAAGTTTCCGACCCTGGCCGAGCCGTATGAAGGCTTCCACGACATGGTGTTTACCGAAGAGTCGACGGTCGCCGCTTTCCTGCTGCGCGCCCGGCGCGAAGGGTTGCGCGATTTCGGCGCCTGTCTCAGCCCGCTGTCGGCCTTCCAGATATTGCAGGGGCTGGAAACGCTGCCGCTGCGCATGGCCCGCCATATCGAGAATACCCGCAAGGTGGTGGCGCATCTGTCGACGCTGGTCGGCGGCGCCGTGCAGGCGGTGGTCCATCCCGATCTGCCGGAACATCCCGACCACCAATTGGCGCAAAAAATGTTGCCGCGCGGCAGCAGTTCGGTCTTTACCTTCAATCTGAGCGGCGGCCGGGCGGCTGGTCGCAAGTTCATCGAGGCCCTCAAGGTGTTCTCGCACCTGGCCAATGTCGGCGACGCCAAGTCGCTGGTCATCCACCCGGCGTCGACCACGCATTTCCGCATGTCCGATGCGGCGCTGGTCGCCGCCGGCATCCACCCCGGCACGATCCGCCTGTCGATCGGCCTGGAAGATCCAGACGATCTGATCGAAGACCTCAACCGCGGCCTGGCCGCAGCAGCCAAGGCCTGA
- a CDS encoding NAD-dependent succinate-semialdehyde dehydrogenase, with protein MTTAFQALRDPALLRRHLYIDGQWVAGDGAPLAVHNPASGELLGTVSTASADLVDRAIGAAAAALPAWRAKPAKQRAAILRRWYELILEHADDLARIMTVEQGKPLAEARGEILFGASFVEWFAEEGKRVYGEIVPPPNGDRRLLVFREPVGVCAAITPWNFPSAMLARKAAPALAAGCTLVVKPAEATPHSALALAELAERAGLPPGVLNIVLGDPQRIGEQLTGHPAVRKLSFTGSTRVGRLLLAQAAANVQKVSLELGGNAPFIVFADADLEQAVAGAIAAKYRNAGQVCVAVNRIFVHAALYDRFVADFVAATRRLVVGDGLDPASQVGPLINATALARVETLIGEAVAHGAQVAAGGRRHAAGELFFEPTVLTDVGPDARVVREEIFGPVVSIHRFTDDQAVLAQANATEYGLASYFYTRDIGRLFRIAEGLQFGMVAVNTPAISSEASPFGGIKASGQGREGSRHGIDDYLEYKTVWIAGL; from the coding sequence ATGACTACCGCCTTCCAGGCGCTGCGCGACCCAGCCCTGCTGCGCCGGCATCTCTACATCGACGGTCAGTGGGTGGCCGGCGACGGCGCACCGCTGGCGGTGCACAACCCGGCCAGCGGCGAACTGCTCGGCACGGTGTCTACCGCCAGCGCCGACCTCGTCGACCGTGCCATCGGCGCCGCCGCGGCGGCCCTGCCGGCCTGGCGGGCCAAACCGGCCAAACAGCGTGCCGCCATCCTGCGCCGCTGGTACGAACTGATCCTCGAACACGCCGACGACCTGGCCCGCATCATGACCGTGGAACAGGGCAAGCCGCTCGCCGAGGCGCGCGGTGAAATTCTCTTCGGCGCCTCCTTCGTCGAGTGGTTTGCCGAGGAAGGCAAGCGCGTCTACGGCGAGATCGTCCCGCCGCCGAACGGCGACCGCCGCCTGCTCGTCTTCCGCGAACCGGTCGGCGTCTGCGCCGCCATCACGCCATGGAATTTCCCCAGCGCCATGCTGGCGCGCAAGGCCGCACCGGCCCTCGCCGCCGGCTGCACGCTAGTCGTCAAGCCGGCCGAAGCGACGCCCCATTCGGCGCTGGCGCTGGCCGAACTGGCCGAGCGGGCCGGCCTGCCGCCCGGTGTGCTCAACATCGTGCTCGGCGATCCGCAGCGCATCGGCGAACAGCTGACCGGGCATCCGGCCGTGCGCAAGCTGTCGTTTACCGGCTCGACCCGGGTCGGCCGGCTGCTGCTCGCCCAGGCTGCGGCCAACGTGCAGAAGGTCAGCCTCGAACTGGGCGGCAACGCGCCCTTCATCGTCTTTGCCGACGCCGACCTCGAGCAGGCGGTGGCCGGTGCCATCGCCGCCAAGTATCGCAATGCCGGGCAGGTCTGCGTCGCGGTGAACCGGATCTTCGTCCATGCCGCGCTCTACGACCGTTTCGTTGCCGATTTCGTCGCGGCGACCCGTCGCCTGGTGGTCGGCGACGGCCTCGATCCGGCCAGCCAGGTCGGGCCGCTGATCAACGCCACCGCGCTGGCCCGGGTCGAAACGCTGATCGGCGAAGCCGTCGCCCACGGCGCCCAGGTGGCCGCCGGCGGCCGGCGCCATGCGGCGGGTGAACTGTTCTTCGAGCCGACCGTATTGACCGATGTCGGCCCCGATGCGCGCGTCGTACGCGAGGAAATCTTCGGGCCGGTGGTCAGCATCCACCGCTTCACCGACGACCAAGCCGTGCTCGCCCAGGCCAACGCCACCGAATACGGCCTGGCCTCCTACTTCTACACCCGCGATATCGGCCGCCTGTTCCGCATCGCCGAGGGCCTGCAATTCGGCATGGTCGCCGTCAATACCCCGGCCATCTCAAGCGAGGCCTCGCCCTTCGGCGGCATCAAGGCCTCCGGCCAGGGGCGCGAAGGTTCGCGCCACGGCATCGACGATTACCTCGAATACAAAACCGTCTGGATCGCCGGACTCTGA
- a CDS encoding Bug family tripartite tricarboxylate transporter substrate binding protein produces MAFAHRNRRSFLKLAGSAALAALPGRYAVADGWPARPIKYVVPWPAGGPTDIFGRVLASELSTSLGQPVIVENKAGATGAIATRFVARSEADGYTLLAANTTSFIGNVVSSPEVAQFDPLKDFVPIGLFVETAYVLWAHPSLQVKNFDEFLALARDGKKPPLAFGTTGNGAISELSVEQLARRYKLNLLKVPYKGTAPQVADLLAGHTQIGTSDLPAVNGLQATGRLVPLLVIGRRRLPELPNIPTSFELGIREPDFTVWNGLFAPAGTPSAVVARLTKSLEQAVRGEAFKRVAEGNGNHVLFLSGKEATARIHADLAERQSFKKSLEQA; encoded by the coding sequence ATGGCATTTGCCCATCGCAATCGAAGAAGTTTCCTGAAACTGGCCGGCAGCGCCGCGCTGGCCGCCTTGCCCGGGCGCTACGCCGTCGCCGACGGCTGGCCGGCACGGCCGATCAAGTATGTCGTGCCCTGGCCGGCCGGCGGGCCGACCGATATCTTCGGACGGGTTCTGGCCAGCGAGTTGTCGACCTCGCTCGGGCAGCCGGTCATCGTCGAGAACAAGGCGGGCGCAACCGGCGCCATCGCCACCCGTTTCGTCGCCCGCAGCGAGGCGGACGGCTACACCTTGCTGGCCGCCAATACCACCTCGTTCATCGGCAACGTGGTGTCGTCGCCGGAGGTGGCGCAGTTCGACCCGCTGAAGGATTTCGTGCCGATCGGCCTGTTCGTCGAAACGGCTTACGTCTTGTGGGCGCATCCCTCGTTGCAGGTCAAGAACTTCGACGAGTTCCTCGCTCTGGCGAGGGATGGCAAGAAGCCGCCACTGGCCTTCGGTACCACCGGCAACGGCGCCATTTCTGAACTGTCGGTCGAGCAGCTGGCCCGGCGTTACAAGCTCAACCTGCTGAAAGTACCCTACAAGGGAACCGCACCCCAGGTCGCCGATCTGCTTGCCGGACATACCCAGATCGGCACTTCCGACCTGCCTGCCGTCAATGGCCTGCAGGCGACCGGCCGGCTGGTGCCGTTGCTGGTGATCGGTCGGCGGCGCCTGCCCGAATTGCCGAATATCCCGACCTCGTTCGAGCTCGGCATCCGCGAGCCGGATTTCACCGTCTGGAACGGCTTGTTCGCCCCGGCCGGCACGCCGTCGGCCGTCGTTGCCCGGTTGACCAAGTCCCTGGAGCAAGCGGTGCGCGGCGAGGCCTTCAAGCGGGTGGCCGAGGGTAACGGCAACCATGTTCTGTTCCTGAGCGGCAAGGAGGCCACGGCGCGCATCCATGCGGATCTTGCCGAGCGGCAGAGTTTCAAGAAGTCGCTGGAACAGGCCTGA
- a CDS encoding tripartite tricarboxylate transporter TctB family protein encodes MKLRLIKHRDFVAGLFFCITGLASAYGSTAYSLGTAMRMGPGYFPLVLGVLLTGLGLVLAAHSLKLDISSDESRQIEKPCLRSLSLIGAGMLLFAFSLSGAGLLLSTIGLVVISGLAYRQFRWHELGLLSSGLAIFAVAVFVYGLGLPFQVLPA; translated from the coding sequence ATGAAGCTTCGCCTGATCAAACACCGCGACTTCGTTGCCGGCCTGTTTTTCTGCATTACCGGCCTGGCCTCTGCCTATGGCTCAACCGCCTATTCGCTGGGCACCGCAATGCGCATGGGGCCGGGGTATTTCCCGTTGGTCCTCGGCGTGCTGCTCACCGGCCTCGGCCTCGTGCTGGCGGCGCACAGCCTGAAACTCGACATCTCGAGCGACGAATCCCGCCAGATCGAGAAACCTTGCCTGCGTTCGCTGTCGCTGATCGGGGCCGGCATGCTGCTCTTTGCCTTTTCGCTGAGTGGCGCCGGGCTTCTGCTCTCCACCATCGGTCTGGTCGTCATCAGCGGCCTCGCCTATCGCCAGTTCCGCTGGCATGAGCTCGGCCTGCTCAGCAGCGGCCTGGCGATTTTCGCCGTCGCCGTGTTCGTCTACGGCCTCGGCCTGCCCTTCCAGGTTCTGCCGGCATGA